In Arthrobacter sp. QXT-31, one genomic interval encodes:
- a CDS encoding SCO3242 family prenyltransferase, translated as MSQTNDYLELVRAPAVLTVLGDTIAGGSAAGHRLGGRRMLLPVASACLYAGGMALNDYADRGIDARERPERPIPSGRITPKKALTAAAALTAAGLSLSAAGGGRRSLAVGLPLAAAIWTYDLVAKGHPVSGAVTMGCCRALDVLMGAGSAHLRPALGAAGIMGAHTVAVTVLSHGEVEGTTTTTASGVAAGTGLVAGAVLAGSAGPRNQVLPVLLATAFYAARCAPAQVRAARNPLPKNALEATKAGIRAMVPLQTALTLRQGNLVAAAVLASVDLFGKVLRSRPRKLRISES; from the coding sequence GTGAGCCAGACCAACGACTACCTGGAACTCGTCCGCGCTCCGGCCGTCCTTACGGTCCTCGGCGATACGATCGCCGGCGGGTCAGCGGCCGGGCACCGGCTGGGCGGGCGCAGGATGCTCCTCCCCGTGGCAAGCGCCTGCCTGTACGCCGGCGGCATGGCATTGAATGACTACGCCGATCGTGGGATCGATGCCCGCGAACGGCCGGAACGGCCCATCCCCTCGGGGCGCATTACCCCCAAGAAGGCCCTCACCGCGGCGGCTGCCCTTACGGCGGCCGGACTCAGCCTCAGCGCCGCCGGTGGAGGCAGGCGTTCGCTGGCGGTGGGACTTCCGCTCGCCGCCGCGATCTGGACCTACGACCTGGTGGCCAAGGGCCATCCGGTGTCCGGCGCGGTAACCATGGGCTGCTGCCGGGCACTTGACGTCCTCATGGGCGCAGGCTCGGCACACCTCCGCCCCGCCCTCGGCGCGGCCGGCATCATGGGTGCCCACACCGTGGCTGTCACCGTCCTTTCCCACGGTGAAGTCGAGGGAACAACCACGACGACGGCTTCCGGCGTAGCCGCCGGCACTGGCCTGGTTGCCGGCGCCGTGCTTGCCGGTTCCGCTGGCCCCCGCAACCAAGTCCTCCCCGTACTGTTGGCGACCGCCTTCTACGCCGCTCGATGCGCACCGGCCCAGGTGCGGGCTGCACGCAACCCCTTGCCGAAGAATGCCCTTGAGGCCACCAAGGCAGGAATCCGGGCGATGGTCCCCCTGCAGACGGCGCTCACGCTGCGCCAGGGAAACCTGGTGGCGGCCGCAGTGCTCGCATCAGTGGACCTGTTCGGCAAGGTCCTGCGGTCCCGGCCCAGGAAATTGAGGATCAGCGAGTCATGA
- a CDS encoding EboA domain-containing protein, whose protein sequence is MTAPQTTMPFSLGYGTNGFTDHPLPIALELLAEEGYEAVALTLGHPHLDPFAEDLDVQLQSLRKRLQELGLRVVIETGTRFLLDPRHKHRPALVDDDAAVRVAFLRRAVDIAAALQAECVSFFSGILPADASPETGWKRLTPRVADIVDYARVRNVVVAVEPEPGMLVETVSDVLRLRTELGDPDNLRVTVDIGHCVVVEPGGVRGALLEAGPLLANVQLDDMPTHTHEHLPFGEGAVDLPLALATLAELGYRGVAAVELPRHSHDAPGLAARSIAALRAAWEESVRDRHVERWLEESTTAVAADRGTLTRIFATAGRRLGRDPLRPDVDPTGVLFGTVTDHARGQLIGRLHEVLAADGLAEALPALYDGGDSAERRGVLKGLGALAAATPELPAAVVAAGLHVTAQALRTNESGLVAAAVGPFAAAYLDQHSWRHAVLKLIFLGISLSAVTDLMERADDELARMAGDFAAERQAAGRPVPDDVHLITGSFSRSSTS, encoded by the coding sequence ATGACAGCACCCCAAACCACCATGCCCTTCAGTCTCGGGTACGGCACCAACGGCTTCACAGACCATCCGCTTCCCATCGCGCTGGAGCTCCTCGCCGAGGAGGGCTACGAGGCCGTGGCGCTGACCTTGGGCCATCCTCACCTGGATCCGTTTGCCGAGGATCTGGATGTCCAACTTCAGTCACTGCGGAAACGGCTCCAAGAGCTCGGGCTTCGCGTCGTCATTGAAACCGGCACCCGCTTCCTGCTGGACCCTCGCCACAAGCACCGGCCTGCGCTGGTGGATGACGATGCCGCAGTCCGGGTCGCGTTCCTGCGCCGCGCCGTCGACATCGCCGCCGCCCTGCAGGCTGAATGTGTCTCCTTTTTCTCCGGGATACTGCCGGCGGATGCCAGCCCGGAAACAGGATGGAAGCGACTGACCCCCCGCGTGGCGGACATCGTTGACTATGCCCGCGTCAGGAACGTCGTGGTCGCCGTCGAACCTGAACCGGGCATGCTGGTGGAGACCGTTTCCGACGTTCTGCGCCTTCGGACGGAACTGGGGGACCCGGACAATCTGCGGGTGACCGTGGACATCGGCCACTGCGTGGTGGTTGAGCCCGGCGGCGTGCGGGGGGCCCTCCTGGAGGCCGGTCCTCTGCTGGCGAACGTGCAGCTGGACGACATGCCCACGCACACCCATGAGCACCTGCCATTCGGTGAGGGCGCCGTAGATCTGCCCCTCGCACTCGCCACGCTGGCGGAACTGGGCTACCGCGGCGTGGCCGCCGTCGAGCTGCCCAGGCACTCGCACGATGCTCCGGGGCTGGCCGCGCGGAGCATCGCCGCGCTTCGCGCCGCGTGGGAGGAATCAGTCCGGGACAGGCACGTTGAACGCTGGCTGGAGGAGAGTACGACGGCGGTCGCAGCCGACCGCGGCACCCTCACCAGGATATTCGCCACGGCTGGCCGCCGGCTGGGCCGCGACCCTCTCCGTCCGGACGTCGACCCGACGGGCGTCCTGTTCGGCACCGTCACCGATCACGCACGGGGCCAGCTAATCGGCCGGCTGCACGAAGTCCTGGCAGCGGATGGGCTGGCTGAAGCTTTGCCGGCCCTGTACGACGGCGGTGACTCCGCAGAACGCCGCGGCGTCCTGAAAGGGCTGGGAGCCTTGGCTGCCGCCACACCTGAACTGCCGGCCGCCGTCGTCGCCGCAGGACTGCACGTGACAGCGCAGGCCCTCCGGACCAACGAAAGCGGCCTGGTTGCCGCCGCCGTCGGTCCGTTCGCAGCCGCCTACCTGGACCAGCACAGCTGGCGCCACGCCGTGCTGAAGCTGATCTTCCTCGGGATCAGCCTCAGTGCCGTAACGGACCTGATGGAACGGGCCGATGACGAGCTCGCCAGGATGGCAGGCGATTTTGCCGCTGAACGCCAGGCCGCAGGACGCCCGGTCCCGGATGACGTCCACCTGATCACCGGGTCCTTCTCCCGCTCTTCGACTTCTTAA
- a CDS encoding TatD family hydrolase: MRIFDPHIHMTSRTTNDYEALYASGVRALVEPAFWLGQPRTKVGSFIDYFDALLGWERFRAAQFGIRHHATIALNPKEANDPRCVPVLEEIPRYLIKEGVVAVGEIGYDSMTPAEDEAFSRQLELAREFSLPAMVHTPHREKLAGTRRTLDVVRESGVAPGMVVVDHLNETNVEMVKDAGAWMGFSIYPDTKMDEHRMVAILRTYGTEKVLVNSAADWGRSDPLKTLSTANAMLAAGFTADDVDKVLWRNPVEFYGQSGQLILDPIPGFDAAELPDAAAGFEGNSVLRGARA, encoded by the coding sequence ATGCGCATCTTTGATCCCCATATCCATATGACCAGCCGCACCACCAACGATTACGAGGCTCTTTATGCCAGCGGAGTGCGGGCCCTCGTGGAACCGGCGTTCTGGTTGGGCCAGCCCCGCACCAAGGTCGGCTCCTTCATCGACTACTTCGACGCGCTGCTGGGCTGGGAGCGGTTCCGCGCCGCCCAGTTCGGCATCCGGCACCACGCCACGATCGCATTGAACCCCAAAGAGGCGAACGACCCCCGGTGCGTTCCCGTCCTGGAGGAGATCCCCCGCTACCTGATCAAGGAGGGCGTGGTGGCCGTCGGCGAGATTGGCTACGACTCGATGACTCCCGCCGAGGACGAGGCCTTCAGCCGACAGCTGGAGCTGGCGCGTGAATTCTCGCTGCCTGCCATGGTGCACACACCGCACAGGGAGAAGCTCGCCGGTACCCGCAGGACCCTGGACGTGGTCCGTGAGTCCGGGGTTGCACCTGGCATGGTGGTTGTTGATCACCTCAATGAAACCAACGTCGAGATGGTCAAGGACGCCGGAGCCTGGATGGGATTCTCCATCTATCCCGACACCAAAATGGACGAGCACCGCATGGTGGCAATCCTCCGCACCTACGGAACGGAAAAGGTGCTGGTGAACTCTGCTGCTGACTGGGGCCGGTCCGATCCCCTAAAAACCCTCAGTACAGCCAACGCCATGCTGGCGGCAGGTTTCACTGCTGACGACGTAGACAAGGTGCTCTGGCGCAATCCGGTTGAGTTCTACGGCCAGAGCGGCCAGCTGATCCTTGACCCGATCCCTGGTTTCGATGCGGCGGAGCTGCCGGATGCGGCAGCGGGCTTCGAGGGCAACTCGGTCCTGCGGGGGGCACGCGCATAA
- the eboE gene encoding metabolite traffic protein EboE, protein MLLSYCTNVHPAEDFDGVIRQLREYAGPIRRRAGLETLGVGLWLPAGLARQLAGSAEDRAALRDVLDTEGLQLHTINAFPYGGFHNEVVKLDVYKPTWAERERLEYTLDCAEVLAALLPEDTAGSISTLPLAWRADWTENDDDAATSAFAELSSRLRDLRDRTGKTVRVAVEPEPGCILDTVADVVSWLAPRIQRGIDPEFVGLCVDTCHLAVSFADPAGAVRQIDAAGLRVVKVQASAALHVTDPSDPAARDALAGFVEPRYLHQVRESQPAGIVPADDLDEALRDLPGENAWRVHFHIPLHHVPAEPLETTVDVLRQTVAEVDQLPYGPEVHLDIETYTWSVLPGASVGITEGIAAEIAWAKSNLLDAAPVR, encoded by the coding sequence ATGCTCCTTTCATACTGCACCAACGTCCACCCTGCCGAGGACTTTGACGGCGTGATCCGTCAGCTCCGCGAGTACGCAGGTCCGATCCGCCGCAGGGCTGGCCTGGAAACCCTCGGCGTCGGGCTGTGGCTGCCGGCCGGGCTGGCCCGCCAGCTGGCGGGAAGTGCGGAGGACCGGGCCGCCCTCCGGGACGTCCTTGATACTGAGGGACTGCAGCTGCACACCATCAACGCCTTCCCGTACGGTGGCTTCCATAATGAAGTGGTCAAGCTCGACGTCTACAAGCCGACGTGGGCGGAGCGTGAGCGTCTGGAGTACACGCTGGACTGCGCGGAGGTGCTGGCGGCCCTGCTGCCCGAGGATACAGCCGGGTCAATCTCGACTCTACCGCTCGCATGGCGTGCGGACTGGACAGAAAATGACGACGACGCCGCCACCTCGGCCTTTGCCGAGCTGAGCTCACGCCTCCGGGACCTCCGGGACCGTACGGGAAAAACGGTGCGTGTCGCCGTCGAACCTGAACCGGGCTGCATTCTCGACACGGTCGCCGACGTCGTCAGCTGGCTGGCGCCCCGGATCCAACGGGGCATCGATCCGGAGTTCGTGGGCCTGTGCGTGGACACCTGCCACCTTGCTGTTTCGTTCGCCGACCCTGCCGGCGCTGTCCGCCAGATCGACGCCGCGGGCCTGCGGGTCGTCAAGGTCCAGGCATCCGCCGCGCTGCATGTCACGGACCCCTCCGATCCGGCGGCCCGGGATGCTTTGGCGGGCTTTGTCGAACCGCGGTACCTGCACCAGGTGCGTGAGTCGCAACCGGCAGGCATTGTCCCTGCCGACGATCTCGACGAAGCCCTGAGGGATCTGCCGGGGGAAAACGCGTGGCGGGTCCACTTCCACATCCCGCTCCACCACGTGCCCGCGGAGCCACTGGAAACCACCGTGGATGTGCTCCGCCAGACAGTTGCCGAAGTTGATCAGCTGCCGTACGGACCTGAGGTCCACCTCGACATCGAAACCTATACCTGGAGCGTGCTGCCCGGCGCCTCGGTGGGCATCACCGAGGGAATCGCGGCCGAGATCGCGTGGGCGAAGTCGAACCTGCTGGACGCCGCACCGGTCCGCTGA